The Aethina tumida isolate Nest 87 chromosome 6, icAetTumi1.1, whole genome shotgun sequence nucleotide sequence aagaataattaattatgtaagtttattggataaattaaaatttaattgaattaactaaactttaaaatatttaaattttaataattttttttatatattttaaatatttaatttaagattactttactttaaataattataaaatgtaagtaaaaaatatttttttttaatatttataattaattttaagaatttaattgttataattaaataaatttatgcaataaattaaaattataaataataaattaatttttataatagttaaatttccgatttatttacttcaaataataataaaagcatttatgctaatatatataataatataatatatattttttaatattaatatttatttttaataacttgtaatatttaattacaataattatatcaatttattgaataaattaaaatttaattgaattaactcacctttaaattatttaaatttaaatcaatttttttatgtattatatttttattatttaaataaaattttagatttttttacttcacttttaaattatttaaattttaatatctttattaaattttttataacttgtaatatttaaatacaattttaaattgtttttataaattataaaaggttttatgaaagtaaaaattatattttttaatattaatatttatttttaagaacttacaatatttaactacaataattatataatttttgagaataaaataaaatttaattgaatttaaggaTAACTTTaaagtaattcaattttattaaatttgtttatgtatatttaaaatgtgactttaaataattataaaaaagtatatttttaggcactgtaatatttaaagattttattgttttaatttctattcttaaatttgatatgttccatttttattttgttttatttaatatataaaatttttaatttacattaatttatagaatctattatttatagctttttatacatatatatttttgatgaaaaaatgtatttttattatagagtAGAATTATATGTtaagtattttgttatttgtacttaattaaataaaatattatttatagatttttgtaattttgtaatcttttgtattattaaacgtgacagaattttatagattttacatacaatttataaaaatagctaAATGAATCatgtgaattaaattaatcctattattagatattaaatttcgatttgaatattttttattaatttatatgaaatccGAGTCGGTGGGTTTCTTAAgatattagataaaatattcagcACTAAACAATTTCCATAATCGAAACCAATATCCATCGGTACCACCGGTACTGAAACCACCCACAACGCACATAACATTATCGAGATGGCACCCGAAGTGCGGATTCCCCAGACTCTGGAATCCGGACGAACGGTGACGTCACCCGCATCTATAAAAACTCCTCCGCCGCAACTCGGCAAACACAACCCAAGTACCAGTCTCGCCGTCGATACCGACAGTTTTTTCAAATCGGCCAGTGAGTGTGCGTACAGTTCCACCATGCTAGGAAAGTTCGTTTTGTTTGTTCTGTGTGCCATCAGTGCGATTCAATTGTGCAGTGGTTCCGCCATACCGATGTGGGAGTACTTGAAAAAGGAGGAGAAGGTAAGCCAGCCAGAAACGTAAAAAACGGGTCGGTGGATTAACTGTGGCCTGTCCGTCTTTGCAGATGTCCTACATTTACTCGATGTTCGCCAATCAAGTCGAGGACTTCTGCGCCTCGTTGACGATGCCCAACTGCAACCAGGAGTTCCTCAAGTACGGCCTCGGCAAGCTGAGGGACATGTCCGAGGACCACCTGGACAACATGGACCCGTACCAACGGGGCGCCAACAATATAAGTAAGTGCCATCGACGACCTAACCTTGCAACGTTGTATTAATTAACCGGTACCATTTATAGTCTGGGAATCGATGATGTCCGGCCACGAGATGGTGAAAACGACCCCGAAACCCCGCCAGACCACGACCGCCAAGCCGAACAGCTACGACGACGAGTCCTTCGGCGACGACTTCGATTTCGGCTCGCAGGGAAGCGCTTCCGCCAAAATCGACAACGTCTACCGGGTACCGCCGCCGAAAGGCTTCGTCTACAAGGCGGAATCGGGCACTCCGCAGTACACTTACCCGCACAACGTCGTGTCGTACCTGAGCCAGTTCGACAAGTCGAGGACCCAGAAGGGCGCCTACACCAGGTTCCAGGAGCAGCACAgtaccaccaccaccaccaccacgaCCACCGAAAGGGCCCCCGTCTACTATCAGGTGCCTTTAACCGGACCGATGGTTGTGAGGGTGTACCCCGACGGTACTCCCGTCAGGGAAACAGAACCTTTACCTCAGGACGACGACCTGAGGCAGTACCAGTGGTCCAGGATCAAGTTGCCCAGCTTctaaaaaatgcaattttgaCTGTACACGTGAATTAGCTTTAGATCTCACCTTTAAGTTATTGCATTTTTGCGGTACCACCGAGTActgatgtaaatatttttgcacttttgacaaattaatgtGATATTGTaacttgtatatatttattgtccgTGTGGGTGTGCGTTTTGTatgaatgtaatttatatttattatttataagttttatgttATCACGTTCAGTGATTTTAGTATCCAGATTTTCTGGAAGAAATTCCTAAATCTTtgtgtgatttttattatgataattatattaatatatgcttttttataaatgcccatttgtttttgttttcctgtCAAAGTTAAATCACTTTTGGTACAGTACGTCACAGCTTtggtactaaaaaataataagctaTTAAGATATTAGATGATGAATAACAAAATGACCTTCacgaattttacattaatcatTTCGTTCATCCTAGAACtgaatacattataataaattcataataaattaaaacagataCAAATAAGTACTTTTCAATTGGTGTTGGAAGCAAAATGTTACTAAATGTTTGTAGTACCAGCAAAAATAGACAAGACTGTAAAACAatcatttgatattaataactcaaagactcattaaatgtttgttttaccGATGAGTCACTGTACTAAAAAACGTACTGGTACTTCCTGTTGGAGCCTCCCTCCCCAACATCAATTACTTCCAAATTTCAAGATGAACAAATCAATCTTCTCGGGTGATTCGACAATAATGACCAAAAAAAACTTGCCCATAACGCTAACTCATGTTACTTCCAGCACGTTTGCCTCCTCCGAACCCATTAGTACCAcaacaaaacaataacaaatgatttattgttcaaaaaaCAACAGACATTGGATCTAAGACGCCAGATTAAAGAATCCGGATTAATAAACACGTCACGGAACATCTATATATATAACGTTCAAATGGATGGAACCAGAACCATATCAATTGTGTTTGTTACTGTTACAACATCTGCTTCAGTTTAATTATGAAGGGACTTGTGTTTGTTTCTGTGGCCTGTTTTGTTGTGGGTCTTGTTTACGGTTCGGCCATTCCTGTTTGGGAGTTTTTGAAGCGGGAGGAAAAGGTAGTTGGTGAACCAATTTCGGTACTACCTCACGGTAATTGATTGATTGCAGACTTCGTTTTTGTACTCCGTCTTCGCTGGAGACGCCGAGAAGTTGTGCACCTCAATTCACACGTCGGATTGTCTGAAGGGGACTTTGAAGTACGGCTTGGACAAGCTCAAGGAGTTGAGTGATGAGGATTTGGACGGCTTGGATCCGTACCAACGTGATGGCAACAACTTAAGTAAGTTACTCCAGCTCATCCAACACCagcactaatttaattaattaattaattaattaattgacagTTTGGAGGAGCTTGATGAAGGGCCACAAGTACGAAGGAGAAACTCCGGTACCGCAAACCACGACGACGGCAAAACCCAACAGCTACGATGACGAATCGTTCGGTGACCTGGACTTTGGTTCTGAAGGAAGCGCCTCGGCCAAAATCGACAACGTTTACCGGGTACCACCGCCGAAAGGCTTCGTCGGCAAGTACGAGCCGCAGTTCAACAGCCCCCAAGACTATTTGGGCGGACCCGTGATGTATTTCGTGTATCCCGATGGACGACCCGTCGACGACAAGCCTAAAGTACCAATAGATGAGGACCTGAGGCAGTACCAGTGGTCCAAAATCAAGCTGcccaacttttaatttaacgtAGACTAagttaacttattatttattgtatgtaCGACTgtgatttaataaagttaagcaacattaaaaagtttcttgAAATGGTACGATGGTGATCAAAGTCCAAAATTCCGCGGGGAAATAATTAGAATGTTTAGCGATCGCAATAAAGATGATTTATTCAGAATAACAAGCCGCAGTCACCGAATCTCAGACGCCAGAAAACGTGGATCCGGATCAAAACTGACGTCACTGAGGATGTATAAAACGGTGAAATGTGCGACACCTGAATCACATTGTTTTTACATTTCGACGCGTGAATAtcgttttagttttgtttttagaaaTCGTGCGCcactcttaattaaatatgaaggtCAGTGTGGTGTTTGTTTTGATAGTTAGTGCAATTATTGGACTTACACACGGTTCCGCTATACCGGTATGGGAATTCCTGAGGAAAGATGAGAAGGTAAATTACCGAAGACCTCTTCCTAAACACCTTAGCTAATTTGTGGACATTTACAGACGTCCTTCTTGTACTCCATCTTCGCCAAAGACATGGAGAAGCTTTGTGCATCTGCTTCCTCCTCCAACTGCTTCAAGGACAACCTGAAGTACGGCCTGGACAAGCTGAAGAAGTTGTCGGAAGAGGAGCTGGACCTTTTGGACCCGTACCAACGTGATGGCAACAACTTGCGTAAGTAACCAACTTGATGCCCTCATACCCAAGCTAACGTTCCAATTGCTTACAGTTTGGACGACTTTAATGGAAGGGCACAAACTCTCCGACCGTACACCAGAGCCTAAGCCATCCACCACAGCCAAACCCAACAGCTACGACGACCAGTCGTTCGACGAACTGGAATTCGGTGCTTCCGCCAAAATCGATGACGTACAGAAAGTGTCACCACCTGCAGGCTTCATCTACAGACCTGGACCAGCGAACCAGTTCGAGAAGCAACACAACGCCCTCTCGATCTCTTACTACGACACCACCAAGGATGCCGAAGACTTGGACGCCATCAACTACCCGCAAATCCCTTTGATTGGTCCCATGGTGGTGCGAGTACATCCTGACGGTACGCCCGTGGAGGAAGTCCAAAGGATACCCCAAGACGACGACCTGAGGCAGTACCAGCTGACCAAAATCAAACTTCCCGATTTCTAACTTAAAACCATTCAATCAAGTTTGATCTCATATTAacttatttgttgttgttgatatttatttgttgttacaTGTGATATTTGTTTAGgatgtatttatttgtgtgcATGTTTTGTTATGTGATgcgaataacaataaattaattacaaagttgtttatttgttttggatGTCACAACCACAACCTATCCCAAATGAAATATTACCTGTGTGAAGGTAAATAGTCATCAACATGATGTAGTACCTAGTAAAAGTTGTTATGCAacccataaaatattgaaaactagtagtaaactattttaattgtagtcTTCAAAACAAACCTTTAAAACGTGGATGATTGTTtacaaaacaacaacaaaagattaatttataacaacaaGACTAATCATTTAATCTCTTAAGGATCCGGATCAAAGCTGACGTCATGGAAGATGTATAAAACTGTGAAGTGATCTACATTTGATTCATATCCTATTATAATATCGAAACAAGAACATCGTGCGTTAGTTTTTAGAAAACGTGCGTTACTGCTAAATGAACATGAAGGTCAGTGCTGTGTTTGTGTTGATTGTTTCTACAATTGGACTTACGCATAGTTCCGCCATTCCCGTTTGGGAATTACTGAAGAAGGAAGAGAAGGTGAGCTTCTGCAACCCCCTTGTCTGTTGTTTCTAGTCTTAACTTAATTACAGACTTCttttttgtattcaattttCGCCAAAGACGTGGAGAAGCTTTGCTCTTCCAACTACGACTCCAATTGCCTCAAAGACAACTTGAAGTACGGCctggataaattaaaaacgttgTCTGATGAACAGTTGGACCTTTTAGACCCCTACCAACGTGGTGGCAACAACTTAAGTAAGCAAGACAATGAATTTAAGTTCAAAAACAggattaaacttattaaatcttACAGTTTGGGCCACTTTAATGGAAGGAAGTGTTACTCCTGAGTCTCAGCTGACTACAACACCAAAACCTAACAGTTATGAGGATGAAACTTTGGATCAATTAGAGTTCGAAGCTGAAGGTTCAGCTAAAGTCAATGATGGACAACGTTTATTGCCACCTTCTGGCTTTATATTTAGACCTGAGGAAGAAATTGGTGAtttccaaaaacaaaataatgcaATTACATACTCAGACAACAACAGTGAAGGTCCAGAAGTGGAACAGTACCCATTTACGTCAGATTACTACCGTCAAACTCCTTTGATTGGTCCATTGGTGGTACGAGTGTACATTGATGGAACACCTGTTGAGGACACAAGGAGGATTCCACAGGATGATGATTTGAGGCAATATCAGCTGACCAAAATCAAGCTTCCAAACTTTTAACATAAGTGATTTAAGTTGTGATATGTGTGtgattgtatttatttggACGTgtgataataaatgtttaaaacattattgaaTATCATTTTAGTGGATGAAAAAATCTCTTGAGTCTTTGAAAAAGGAAGAAGAGGTAAGCTGCTACAAATTCTTTTTCTCTCTTTAGTTGTTTGCCAAAAATGTCGAGAAGTTTTGTTCTTCCATCTTTAACTTTGATAATTTGAAGCTGAAGACTCAGCTAAAGTCAAGGGGGGTCAAGGTTAATTGCCACTGTTTGACTTTACCTTTAGTCATCAATGAAACTTGATACCTTGATCAAGACAGTGAAGTATGAGAAGTGGGACAGTACCCAATTATCTCAGAGTACTACGGTCAAAGTCCTTGGGTTGGCTCAATGTTATTAAGAGTGCAACACCTGTTGATGAAACATGGAGGATTCCACCAAATAATGATTTGAGGCCAAAATCAAGCTTCTGAACTTTTAAACTACGTGACTAAGTACTGGTACCAGTGTGGATGTATTTATTTGGACGCacgataataaatgtataaaacagTTTTGAATATCATTTCGGCAGATGaaaaaaccaataaattaaaattagaaattcattattcatttattgcaTATCGACGTATTTCCCAAATAATTCCTACGTGACAAACAATCACATTCCAAAGGcttaaatattcagaaaacAAGTTACAGGCGCCAGAATATCACAGACCAACGGCGAAGAATCCGGATCAACGATGACGTCAATGATGAACTATAAAAGCTGAACGTGGAGATTTCGGTGTCATATCAATTCGATAACTCGACGCCACAGCATCAGTTACAACTGTTACAAAAGCTACAGTCATGCAGATCAACGCATTGTTTGTTTTGATTAGCGGTGCACTATTGGCACTTGCCGACGGTTCCGCCATACCAGTCTGGGAATTCTTGAGGAAGGAAGAGAAGGTACGTCCTCAACTTAGTTTGTCTTTGTGACAGATTTGTGAACTTTTACTTTCTTTTACAGACGTCATACTTGTACTCGGTGTTCGCCAGAGACGTGGAGAAGGTGTGCAGCTCGGTGCCGACGCCCAACTGTCTTCAGGACACATTAAAATACGGCCTTGACAAGCTGAAGGCAATGTCGGAAGAAGATTTGGACGGACTTGACCCCTATCAGCACGAAGGCCGCAATTTAGTCTGGACCACTTTGATGTCGGGTCACGACTTGGTGGAAGCTAATCCTGAGCCAAAAGCCACCACCACCCCCAAGCCCAACAGTTACGAGGACGAGCTGGACTTGACGTTCGGATCTGAAGGAAGTGCCTCCGCCGAAATAGACGACGTCTACAGGGTTAAGGCACCCAAAGATTTTGTCTACCACGTGGATGACGTGGAAAAGGAAGTCGTCGCGTTGGATTTGGAAGGAGCTGTGGGTGGCCCCATGGTCATCATGTTGCATCCCGACGGATCTCCTGTGCAAGGCGTCAGGAAGACACCTCAAGACGATGATTTTAGGCAGTACCAACTCAGCAAGTTCAAGCTTCCTGTTTAACacccattttatatatatttattaattaaggaaaCTTTGACTGCTTGATttgtgatattaattaatttatttgtatgtttgGTATTTGCATGGATGTTGCATCATTGTTAagtgtgtttattatttatttgtacttgTGATTATATAAGGAACTggattaattgtaatatttattgaataatttatgcaagaataaataattttcttaagaatttttaccttttatttatcaatatattattttaaagacattTCTCCTTGATGGTACTTCAAAACAACTAaatagtttagttttttataacgtTGAATAATATTGAGTAATATCAATGATTAACTCAGTTTATGGGCTagggaattaataaatagcaGATCCTTAAACcttgaaattatattcatatcaTAATTAAGCTCATTGAAGATGCTACATCTAAACCAACTTAGGTACCACTCATGCACCACTTAGTTTACTacagaatttgaaaaattcttcttagttaaataataaattgaataagttataaaaagatgaattataaaaataagggACAGactcaattttgaaaaaaatttcttttattacatttaattacaacaaatCAGTTTTTTGTCATTATTGCTTAACTGGCATAATTCATGGTTGAAAAATGTCATGGCCCAAATAGTCAAagtctataaataataattagcaaCGAATTCTAACgtattttctgttaaaaaaaattcttttctgATAAACAACTTTAATTGGTAttctaaaagaattaaatattcaaaaaactaGTTGCTGTCGCCAGAAAACCATAGAGCACGTCGAAGAATCCGGATCAGCTGTGACGTCAATGTTGAACTATAAAACATCGTCCCGGTGGATTTTGATACCACATCTGTTTGATATTTTGAAGTGACAATATCCATTGAAAGtactattaattaagttaaaaaccaTGCAGATAAATGCAGTGTTTGTTTTGATTAGCAGTGCAATCATTGCACTCGCCAACAGCTCAGCCATACCAGTTTGGGAATTCTTGAAGAAAGAAGAGAAGGTACTTATACAATTGTGTTACCCCTGTGACAATATTCTAACTCTTACTTTCATTTGCAGACGTCATACTTGTACTCGATCTTCGCCAGAGATGTTGAGAAGCTGTGCATCACCGTACCGGAACC carries:
- the LOC109605706 gene encoding rhythmically expressed gene 5 protein, producing MLGKFVLFVLCAISAIQLCSGSAIPMWEYLKKEEKMSYIYSMFANQVEDFCASLTMPNCNQEFLKYGLGKLRDMSEDHLDNMDPYQRGANNIIWESMMSGHEMVKTTPKPRQTTTAKPNSYDDESFGDDFDFGSQGSASAKIDNVYRVPPPKGFVYKAESGTPQYTYPHNVVSYLSQFDKSRTQKGAYTRFQEQHSTTTTTTTTTERAPVYYQVPLTGPMVVRVYPDGTPVRETEPLPQDDDLRQYQWSRIKLPSF
- the LOC109604474 gene encoding rhythmically expressed gene 5 protein-like yields the protein MKGLVFVSVACFVVGLVYGSAIPVWEFLKREEKTSFLYSVFAGDAEKLCTSIHTSDCLKGTLKYGLDKLKELSDEDLDGLDPYQRDGNNLIWRSLMKGHKYEGETPVPQTTTTAKPNSYDDESFGDLDFGSEGSASAKIDNVYRVPPPKGFVGKYEPQFNSPQDYLGGPVMYFVYPDGRPVDDKPKVPIDEDLRQYQWSKIKLPNF
- the LOC109604473 gene encoding rhythmically expressed gene 5 protein; its protein translation is MKVSVVFVLIVSAIIGLTHGSAIPVWEFLRKDEKTSFLYSIFAKDMEKLCASASSSNCFKDNLKYGLDKLKKLSEEELDLLDPYQRDGNNLLWTTLMEGHKLSDRTPEPKPSTTAKPNSYDDQSFDELEFGASAKIDDVQKVSPPAGFIYRPGPANQFEKQHNALSISYYDTTKDAEDLDAINYPQIPLIGPMVVRVHPDGTPVEEVQRIPQDDDLRQYQLTKIKLPDF
- the LOC109605705 gene encoding rhythmically expressed gene 5 protein isoform X1, translating into MNMKVSAVFVLIVSTIGLTHSSAIPVWELLKKEEKTSFLYSIFAKDVEKLCSSNYDSNCLKDNLKYGLDKLKTLSDEQLDLLDPYQRGGNNLIWATLMEGSVTPESQLTTTPKPNSYEDETLDQLEFEAEGSAKVNDGQRLLPPSGFIFRPEEEIGDFQKQNNAITYSDNNSEGPEVEQYPFTSDYYRQTPLIGPLVVRVYIDGTPVEDTRRIPQDDDLRQYQLTKIKLPNF
- the LOC109605707 gene encoding rhythmically expressed gene 5 protein-like yields the protein MQINALFVLISGALLALADGSAIPVWEFLRKEEKTSYLYSVFARDVEKVCSSVPTPNCLQDTLKYGLDKLKAMSEEDLDGLDPYQHEGRNLVWTTLMSGHDLVEANPEPKATTTPKPNSYEDELDLTFGSEGSASAEIDDVYRVKAPKDFVYHVDDVEKEVVALDLEGAVGGPMVIMLHPDGSPVQGVRKTPQDDDFRQYQLSKFKLPV